One window from the genome of Anopheles merus strain MAF chromosome 3R, AmerM5.1, whole genome shotgun sequence encodes:
- the LOC121596411 gene encoding retinal dehydrogenase 2-like: MANPNQEIKYTKIFINNQFVDAVSGKTFPTVNPSTGKKLADIAEGDKADVELAVKAAKTAFVRTSTWRQMDASARGALLWKLSTLMERDANVLASLESLDNGKPFPNAMYDVQGSIKTFRYYAGLADKVGGDTIPSDGPHFTYTRKEPVGVVGQIIPWNYPLAMLAWKWGPALAAGCTIVMKPAEQTPLTALYMAALSKEAGFPDGVINVVPGYGPTAGGAISSHPEIRKVAFTGSVEVGKIIMAAAATSNLKKVSLELGGKSPLVICEDANVDQAAMIAYMAVFENQGQCCIAATRTFVHESIYDQFVQKASELAKARKVGNPFTEGTVHGPQIDDTQYKKILGYIEVGQKEGAKLVTGGKTVGNEGYFIEPTIFSNVTDDMTIAKEEIFGPVQSIIKYRTLDEAIERANNTSFGLAAGIVTNDINKALTFSHAVEAGSVWVNTYLAVVNQAPFGGYKQSGIGRELGKDSLEGYLETKSVSIRLPAKI, encoded by the exons ATGGCGAACCCGAATCAGGAAATTAAGTACACCAAG ATCTTCATAAACAACCAGTTTGTGGATGCTGTAAGTGGAAAGACCTTTCCCACGGTGAATCCATCCACTGGCAAGAAACTGGCCGACATTGCCGAAGGTGATAAGGCCGATGTTGAATTGGCAGTGAAAGCAGCCAAGACTGCCTTTGTACGCACGTCCACTTGGCGCCAGATGGATGCCTCTGCCAGGGGTGCTCTGCTCTGGAAGCTGTCTACCCTGATGGAACGTGACGCTAATGTGCTCGCTTCGCTTGAATCGCTGGACAATGGAAAACCGTTCCCGAATGCCATGTACGATGTGCAGGGTTCGATCAAAACGTTCCGATACTATGCCGGGCTGGCTGACAAGGTCGGGGGTGATACGATCCCATCGGATGGACCTCATTTCACGTACACGCGCAAAGAACCCGTCGGTGTGGTGGGACAGATTATTCCCTGGAACTATCCGCTAGCTATGTTGGCATGGAAATGGGGACCGGCTCTGGCCGCTGGCTGCACGATTGTCATGAAACCGGCCGAACAAACGCCGCTGACTGCTCTGTACATGGCGGCGTTATCGAAGGAAGCTGGCTTCCCGGATGGTGTTATCAATGTTGTGCCTGGCTACGGTCCGACGGCTGGTGGAGCCATCAGCTCTCATCCGGAGATTCGTAAGGTTGCCTTCACTGGTTCCGTTGAAGTAGGAAAGATAAttatggcagcagcagccactaGCAATCTGAAGAAGGTTTCTCTGGAGCTGGGTGGCAAGAGTCCGCTCGTCATCTGCGAAGATGCTAATG TTGACCAGGCGGCTATGATCGCTTACATGGCAGTGTTCGAGAACCAGGGACAGTGTTGTATAGCGGCTACGCGTACCTTTGTACACGAGAGCATCTACGATCAGTTCGTCCAGAAAGCGAGCGAACTGGCAAAGGCGCGCAAAGTTGGCAACCCGTTCACGGAAGGAACTGTTCACGGGCCACAGATCGATGATACGCAGTACAAGAAGATCCTCGGCTACATCGAGGTCGGTCAGAAGGAGGGTGCGAAACTGGTCACTGGAGGCAAGACAGTCGGCAACGAGGGTTACTTCATTGAGCCAACGATTTTTTCCAACGTCACGGACGACATGACTATCGCGAAGGAAGAAATATTCGGTCCGGTGCAGAGCATTATCAAATATCGCACACTGGACGAGGCGATCGAACGCGCCAACAATACCTCGTTTGGACTGGCCGCTGGTATTGTCACGAACGACATCAACAAGGCCCTCACCTTCAGCCATGCGGTGGAAGCTGGGTCCGTTTGGGTCAACACTTACCTGGCCGTAGTAAACCAGGCTCCGTTCGGCGGCTACAAGCAGTCCGGCATTGGGCGTGAGCTGGGCAAAGACTCGCTCGAAGGTTACCTGGAGACAAAATCCGTCTCCATCCGACTTCCAGCTAAAATTTAA
- the LOC121596412 gene encoding trans-1,2-dihydrobenzene-1,2-diol dehydrogenase-like, translated as MGSPLRWGIASAGKISHDFVNAVGTLPAADHQVVAVAARKLLDAEKFATLHGIERAYEGYQALAKDPNIDVVYIGAVNNAHYELGVLMLQHGKHVLCEKPLCLNEGQSKRLVKLASERNLFLMEAIWSRFFPFYRQLRERIDRGELGEIREVEVEFGFVLSDVDRLRLKSLGGGTVLDLGVYTIQMCLWAFGGKAPEKVVSSGVTNDEGVDLEVMAELHFPGGGIGRMKTSALRQLKNTAEVRGSKGNVTLHDFWCPQLLTDVDGKELVDTLPNARHPFNFTNSCGLRYEAEEVRQCIVAGRLHSASVSHVDSLLIARIQDQIRKQVGVVFPEDEQFAV; from the exons ATGGGATCGCCACTTCGATGGGGAATTGCTAGCGCCGGCAAGATCTCGCACGATTTCGTGAATGCTGTCGGAACGCTGCCAGCGGCGGACCATCAGGTAGTAGCTGTAGCTGCCCGAAAGCTGCTGGATGCTGAAAAATTTGCCACTCTCCATGGTATTGAACGGGCATACGAAGGCTATCAGGCGTTGGCGAAAGATCCAAACATAG ATGTCGTTTACATTGGGGCAGTTAATAACGCACACTACGAGCTCGGAGTGCTGATGTTACAGCACGGGAAGCATGTGCTGTGCGAAAAACCGCTCTGTCTGAACGAAGGCCAATCGAAGCGGCTCGTCAAGCTGGCAAGTGAACGGAATCTCTTCCTCATGGAAGCTATCTGGTCCCGATTTTTCCCGTTTTATCGTCAGCTCCGCGAGCGCATTGACCGTGGGGAGCTGGGAGAGATTCGCGAGGTGGAGGTAGAATTTGGGTTCGTACTGTCCGATGTCGATCGCTTGCGGCTCAAGAGTCTCGGCGGAGGCACCGTACTGGATCTGGGAGTATACACGATACAGATGTGTCTTTGGGCGTTCGGTGGAAAAGCACCGGAAAAAGTGGTGTCGTCTGGTGTGACCAACGACGAGGGCGTTGATTTGGAGGTAATGGCTGAGCTGCATTTTCCCGGCGGAGGTATTGGGCGTATGAAAACGAGCGCTCTGCGGCAGCTAAAGAATACCGCCGAAGTTCGTGGTAGTAAAGGCAATGTAACG CTACACGACTTCTGGTGTCCACAGTTACTCACCGATGTTGACGGCAAGGAACTAGTAGACACGCTTCCCAACGCTCGGCATCCGTTCAATTTTACTAACAGTTGTGGCTTACGGTACGAGGCAGAGGAAGTGCGCCAGTGCATTGTAGCTGGCCGATTACATTCGGCGTCTGTATCACATGTGGACAGTTTGCTAATTGCCCGCATCCAGGACCAAATTCGAAAGCAGGTAGGCGTAGTTTTCCCGGAAGATGAGCAGTTTGCTGTTTAA